The proteins below are encoded in one region of Prevotella melaninogenica ATCC 25845:
- a CDS encoding ABC transporter ATP-binding protein, translating into MLSKIKKLFQIPETRYTSKEIFRWLWNAWRGNRKQAILNALIGILSVVVSLATVWAVQHAIDVASHVIEGSIYTAVSIMGALILCDFALSIASVWVKNLLGIKAQNRMQQRMLDRILRSEWHGKERHHSGDVLNRLEFDVANVVSFLTETIPSSVSTLAMFLGAFFYLMSMDWRLAIIIVVMIPLFVLISKVYVRQMRRLTREVRDSDSKVQSVLQETIQHRMLIKTLESDEMIVGKLEGTQHELRRKVVRRTKFSVFSNLVLNFGFAFGYLVAFTWAALRMSAHSLTFGGMTAFLQLVNKIQNPARQLTKLVPAFVSVFTAAERLMELEENPLEEQGEPIEVAGPCGIRLNHVDYRYDDAEREILKDLDFDFYPGSCTAILGETGAGKTTLVRMLLALMKPNKGSVEIYNEKESRELTPLMRTNFVYVPQGNTLLSGTIRENLLLGKVDATEEEMIAVLKKSCADFVFHLPLGLDTLCSEQGGGLSEGQAQRIAIARSLLRDRSIMIFDEATSALDPQTERDLLKNILSNHDKTVIFITHRPAVVDYCDQTLTIEKIQ; encoded by the coding sequence ATGCTAAGCAAGATAAAGAAACTCTTTCAAATCCCTGAAACGCGTTACACAAGCAAGGAGATATTCCGCTGGTTGTGGAATGCTTGGCGTGGTAATCGCAAGCAGGCGATACTGAATGCTTTGATAGGTATTCTCAGCGTAGTCGTTTCTTTGGCAACAGTATGGGCTGTTCAACATGCCATTGATGTGGCTTCTCATGTCATAGAGGGCAGTATTTATACCGCAGTGAGCATCATGGGAGCGTTGATACTCTGTGATTTCGCGTTGAGTATAGCCTCTGTGTGGGTAAAGAACCTGTTAGGTATCAAGGCGCAGAACCGTATGCAACAGCGCATGCTCGACCGTATTCTACGTTCGGAGTGGCACGGAAAAGAGCGTCATCACAGTGGTGACGTACTTAATCGATTGGAATTTGATGTTGCCAATGTGGTAAGTTTCCTCACCGAGACGATACCAAGTTCAGTCTCAACATTGGCTATGTTCCTCGGTGCTTTCTTCTATTTGATGTCGATGGACTGGCGTCTTGCCATTATCATTGTCGTTATGATTCCACTATTTGTCCTCATCAGCAAGGTGTATGTACGCCAGATGAGACGACTGACACGTGAAGTTCGCGACTCAGACTCAAAGGTTCAGAGTGTTTTGCAAGAAACGATTCAGCACAGAATGCTCATCAAGACACTTGAAAGTGACGAGATGATTGTTGGAAAGTTAGAGGGAACACAACACGAGTTGCGTCGTAAGGTAGTGCGAAGAACGAAGTTTTCTGTATTCTCAAACCTTGTTTTGAACTTTGGGTTTGCCTTTGGTTATCTTGTTGCTTTCACGTGGGCAGCCCTCCGCATGTCGGCTCATTCGCTGACTTTTGGCGGTATGACAGCCTTCTTACAGTTGGTAAATAAGATTCAGAATCCTGCTCGTCAATTAACGAAATTAGTACCTGCTTTTGTCTCAGTATTCACTGCTGCCGAGCGACTAATGGAGTTAGAGGAGAATCCTTTAGAGGAACAAGGCGAACCGATAGAGGTGGCTGGACCTTGTGGTATTCGTTTGAATCATGTCGACTACCGTTATGATGATGCCGAACGAGAGATATTGAAGGATCTTGACTTCGATTTCTACCCAGGCTCTTGTACGGCTATTCTTGGTGAGACAGGTGCTGGAAAGACAACGCTTGTACGTATGCTCCTTGCCTTGATGAAGCCTAATAAGGGCTCTGTAGAGATTTATAACGAAAAAGAAAGCAGAGAGTTGACACCGCTCATGCGTACCAATTTTGTCTATGTCCCTCAAGGTAATACACTTCTTAGTGGTACAATCCGTGAGAACCTACTACTCGGTAAGGTCGATGCAACGGAAGAAGAGATGATTGCAGTACTTAAGAAGAGCTGTGCTGACTTTGTTTTCCATCTTCCTTTAGGACTCGATACGCTCTGTTCAGAGCAGGGAGGAGGACTCAGTGAAGGACAGGCACAACGCATTGCCATAGCTCGTTCGTTACTGCGTGACCGTAGTATCATGATATTTGATGAGGCAACGTCAGCCCTTGACCCACAGACAGAGCGCGACCTCTTGAAGAATATACTCTCCAATCACGATAAAACGGTGATTTTTATCACCCATCGTCCAGCTGTTGTTGACTATTGCGACCAGACGTTGACCATAGAAAAAATACAATAA
- a CDS encoding DJ-1 family glyoxalase III yields the protein MAKVYEFLANGFEEVEALAPVDILRRGGVEVKMVSITGSNLVESSHGVVVKADLLFENITDFSDADLLMLPGGMPGSKNLNEHEGVRKALKEQFEKGKRIAAICAAPLVLASVGLLKGKKATIYPGMESYLGEDAEYTGALIQEDGNVTTGAGPAASFPYGYQLLSYFLPAEKVEEIKKGMIYDRLLNS from the coding sequence ATGGCTAAGGTATATGAGTTTCTCGCTAATGGCTTTGAAGAAGTTGAGGCTTTGGCGCCTGTTGATATCCTACGACGTGGAGGCGTAGAGGTGAAGATGGTTAGTATTACAGGTAGTAATCTCGTTGAATCATCACATGGTGTAGTGGTTAAAGCCGACCTCCTTTTTGAGAACATAACCGACTTCTCGGACGCAGACTTACTGATGTTGCCTGGCGGTATGCCCGGTTCAAAAAACTTGAACGAGCACGAAGGCGTTCGCAAAGCCCTCAAAGAGCAGTTTGAAAAGGGTAAACGCATTGCTGCTATCTGTGCTGCTCCATTGGTATTGGCATCTGTTGGCTTGTTGAAAGGGAAGAAAGCTACAATCTATCCAGGTATGGAAAGCTACTTAGGTGAGGATGCTGAATACACAGGAGCACTTATTCAGGAAGACGGAAACGTAACAACTGGTGCCGGTCCTGCTGCTTCTTTCCCATACGGATATCAGCTTCTAAGCTATTTCCTACCTGCTGAGAAGGTGGAAGAGATAAAGAAGGGTATGATTTACGACCGTCTTCTCAATTCATAA
- a CDS encoding 2-C-methyl-D-erythritol 4-phosphate cytidylyltransferase yields the protein MTSKTSKYAIIVAGGKGLRMGADIPKQFLPVGGKPVLMHTISRFHAYDKDLEVILVLPKEQQTYWKELCEQYHFDEEYQLADGGASRFQSCKNGISMIPTDDVGLVGIHDGVRPFVSCETIARCFDTAQTSKAVIPVLPVTDTLRFIGDSPSGRNVQRSNYKAVQTPQVFDIQLIKQAYEQEESTDFTDDASVVERLGQVVTMVEGNRENIKITTPFDLKVAEVLLFHES from the coding sequence GTGACGTCTAAAACATCAAAATATGCCATCATCGTCGCTGGCGGAAAGGGATTGCGAATGGGAGCAGACATACCCAAACAGTTTCTTCCTGTCGGTGGGAAACCTGTCCTCATGCACACGATCAGTCGCTTTCATGCCTACGATAAGGATTTGGAAGTTATCCTCGTCTTACCGAAAGAGCAACAAACATATTGGAAGGAACTATGTGAGCAGTATCATTTCGATGAAGAGTACCAGTTAGCTGATGGTGGTGCAAGTCGCTTTCAGTCATGTAAGAATGGCATTTCGATGATTCCTACAGATGATGTTGGACTTGTTGGTATCCATGATGGGGTGCGTCCTTTCGTCTCTTGTGAGACCATTGCGCGTTGTTTTGATACTGCTCAGACGTCAAAAGCGGTCATTCCTGTATTACCAGTCACTGACACTCTGCGTTTTATCGGTGACTCTCCAAGCGGAAGAAACGTACAGCGTAGCAACTACAAAGCCGTACAAACGCCACAGGTTTTCGACATTCAGCTTATCAAACAGGCATACGAACAAGAAGAAAGTACCGATTTTACCGATGATGCGAGCGTTGTTGAACGACTCGGACAAGTGGTAACAATGGTGGAAGGAAATCGCGAGAACATTAAGATTACAACCCCATTCGACTTGAAAGTGGCTGAAGTTCTTTTATTTCATGAATCATAA
- a CDS encoding glycosyltransferase family 4 protein yields MRILIVNTSEKTGGAAVAANRLKDALNNNGVKAKMLVRDKLTDDITVVSLGHEWRNQWNLLWERFCVYWNLHFSRNHLFEIDLANTGTDITKLREFKEADIIHLSWINQGMLSLKGIRKILDSGKPVVWTMHDIWPATGICHITLNCLRYQSACGNCRLLPNGGSTNDLSHRVLERKKKMLEGRNVMFVTCSKWLEKEAHKSAILTGQQVRSIPNPIDTHVFHPADSKQARIKIGLPLNKKIILFASQRVTNVNKGISYLVEACHQLATKYPEMVDNTAVAILGGHAEDLREEFDFEVCELGYVNDTQQIVDVYNACDVFVLPSLSENLPNTIMEAMACGVPPIGFKVGGIPEMIDHYKNGYVAAERNADDLAKGIHWVLDESDYTALSEAAVGKVLRCYSQRSVAMQYLEVYNEALAYKNFRL; encoded by the coding sequence ATGAGAATACTGATTGTAAATACCAGTGAGAAAACAGGTGGTGCTGCTGTTGCAGCCAACCGACTCAAAGATGCTCTGAATAACAATGGAGTGAAGGCAAAGATGTTAGTACGAGATAAACTGACAGATGACATCACTGTGGTCAGTCTTGGGCACGAATGGCGTAACCAATGGAACTTGTTATGGGAGCGTTTCTGCGTATATTGGAACCTTCATTTCTCTCGAAACCATCTCTTTGAGATAGACTTAGCAAACACAGGAACGGACATTACGAAGCTACGCGAGTTCAAAGAGGCTGATATCATACACTTGTCTTGGATTAATCAGGGTATGCTCTCGCTGAAAGGTATCCGTAAGATTCTTGACAGTGGGAAGCCTGTCGTGTGGACAATGCATGATATTTGGCCCGCAACAGGCATTTGTCATATTACATTAAACTGTCTACGCTATCAGTCGGCATGTGGTAATTGCCGCTTGCTACCCAATGGTGGATCTACAAACGACCTATCTCATCGGGTCTTAGAACGTAAGAAGAAGATGCTTGAAGGGCGTAACGTCATGTTTGTTACATGTAGTAAGTGGCTTGAAAAAGAGGCTCACAAGAGTGCTATCCTCACTGGTCAACAGGTGCGTTCTATCCCTAATCCCATTGATACACACGTTTTCCATCCTGCCGACAGCAAGCAGGCACGTATAAAGATAGGACTCCCTTTAAATAAAAAGATAATTCTTTTCGCCTCACAACGAGTAACAAATGTAAATAAGGGTATTTCTTATCTTGTCGAAGCATGCCACCAATTGGCTACGAAATACCCAGAGATGGTGGACAACACTGCCGTGGCTATACTCGGAGGACATGCAGAAGATCTTAGGGAGGAGTTCGATTTTGAAGTCTGTGAGTTAGGTTATGTTAATGACACCCAACAGATAGTTGATGTCTATAATGCTTGTGACGTGTTTGTCTTACCATCCTTGTCAGAGAACCTCCCTAATACTATTATGGAGGCAATGGCATGTGGTGTACCTCCGATAGGCTTTAAGGTTGGAGGAATACCTGAAATGATTGACCATTATAAGAATGGCTATGTAGCGGCAGAACGCAATGCAGACGACCTTGCAAAGGGCATACACTGGGTGCTTGATGAGTCCGACTACACAGCCCTCTCAGAAGCAGCTGTGGGGAAAGTACTACGCTGTTATTCACAACGTAGCGTCGCAATGCAATATCTTGAAGTATATAATGAGGCACTCGCCTATAAGAATTTCCGATTATGA
- a CDS encoding NAD kinase, which produces MAEKKLSFAIFGNASKAFDSLQITEILDYLREHEADVYIEQNFYNSLQKELKKSISIAGVFEGVNFDVDYVISLGGDGTFLKAASKVGPKQIPIIGVNMGRLGFLANVAPEEIKDVLNNVFEGRYEIEERAVIQLEADGKALENCPFALNDIAILKRDNAAMISIKASVNGEFLVTYLADGLVISTPTGSTAYSLSVGGPIIVPQSGILSMTPVAPHSLNIRPIVISDEAEIKLEVKSRSHNFLAAVDGRSEKLSEGVTLTIKKAPHKVRIVKVYGQRFFSTLREKLMWGADTRQF; this is translated from the coding sequence ATGGCAGAAAAGAAACTTAGTTTTGCTATCTTCGGCAATGCTTCTAAAGCTTTTGACTCGCTTCAGATAACAGAAATCTTAGACTATCTGAGGGAGCATGAAGCTGATGTATATATTGAACAGAACTTTTATAATAGCCTACAAAAAGAACTTAAGAAGTCGATTTCTATAGCGGGTGTATTCGAGGGGGTAAACTTTGATGTCGATTATGTCATCTCCTTAGGTGGCGATGGTACTTTTCTAAAGGCAGCAAGTAAGGTTGGTCCCAAGCAAATACCTATCATTGGCGTGAATATGGGACGGTTAGGTTTCCTCGCAAATGTTGCTCCAGAAGAAATTAAAGACGTACTTAATAATGTCTTTGAAGGAAGATATGAGATCGAGGAGCGTGCTGTTATCCAACTTGAAGCAGACGGGAAAGCTCTTGAGAACTGCCCTTTTGCCTTGAACGATATTGCGATTTTGAAACGTGATAATGCTGCGATGATATCAATAAAGGCAAGTGTTAATGGCGAATTTTTGGTAACTTATTTGGCAGACGGACTTGTTATCAGTACGCCAACAGGCTCAACAGCTTACTCTTTGTCGGTTGGTGGTCCGATTATCGTACCTCAATCAGGCATTTTAAGTATGACTCCTGTAGCACCACATAGTCTGAATATTCGTCCAATCGTTATCAGTGATGAGGCTGAGATAAAGTTGGAAGTAAAGAGTCGAAGCCACAACTTCCTTGCAGCTGTGGACGGAAGGTCAGAGAAACTCAGTGAGGGAGTAACGCTAACGATAAAGAAGGCACCGCATAAGGTGCGTATCGTGAAGGTCTATGGGCAGCGTTTCTTCTCAACACTACGTGAGAAGTTGATGTGGGGAGCTGATACACGCCAGTTTTAG
- a CDS encoding RNA polymerase sigma factor, whose protein sequence is MKKVSFRNDVLPLKNELFRLALRITLNRAEAEDIVQDTLIKVWNRRYEWENIDSIEAFSLTVCRNLSLDRIKKKENNNDSLEDVKVTEPLASSNPQDRMIEEDKISLVKQIVDALPEKQRSCIQLRDFEGKSYKEIAEILEISEEQVKVNIFRARQTVKQKYLKLDNYGL, encoded by the coding sequence ATGAAAAAAGTCAGTTTCCGTAACGATGTGTTGCCGTTGAAGAATGAACTCTTCCGGCTTGCACTCCGTATCACGCTCAACAGAGCTGAGGCTGAGGACATCGTTCAGGACACACTGATAAAGGTCTGGAACCGCCGATACGAGTGGGAAAACATCGATTCTATCGAAGCATTTAGCCTCACCGTATGTCGAAACCTTTCGCTCGACCGCATCAAAAAGAAGGAAAACAACAATGATTCTTTGGAAGATGTGAAAGTAACTGAGCCTCTCGCTTCATCTAATCCTCAAGACCGAATGATTGAAGAGGACAAAATCAGTCTCGTTAAACAGATTGTAGACGCTCTCCCAGAGAAACAACGAAGCTGCATACAGCTAAGAGATTTTGAAGGAAAGTCATACAAAGAGATTGCAGAAATACTCGAAATCAGCGAAGAGCAAGTGAAGGTAAACATCTTTAGAGCTCGCCAAACGGTCAAACAAAAATACTTGAAATTAGACAATTATGGATTATAA